One region of Phragmites australis chromosome 18, lpPhrAust1.1, whole genome shotgun sequence genomic DNA includes:
- the LOC133899755 gene encoding probable E3 ubiquitin-protein ligase XERICO has protein sequence MGISSMPAPKDSLLAYVLYNTAVSVATLAGLVRAALVFLGLAVPAPWEDGSDDHHQQQQQLTAIAAAAATAGPTLAERFRSRFRPSRFGRRRAGGGASADCRVCLARFEPESMVNRLPCGHLFHRACLETWLDYDHTTCPLCRLRLLPAADDAPSSAPAPRLARI, from the coding sequence ATGGGAATCTCCAGCATGCCGGCGCCCAAGGACAGCCTGCTGGCCTACGTCCTGTACAACACGGCGGTGTCAGTCGCGACCCTGGCGGGCCTGGTGCGGGCGGCGCTGGTGTTCCTGGGCCTAGCCGTGCCGGCGCCGTGGGAGGACGGCAGCGAcgaccaccaccagcagcagcagcagctcacgGCGatcgcggccgcggccgccacgGCTGGGCCGACCCTTGCCGAGAGGTTCCGGAGCAGGTTCCGGCCGTCACGGTTCGGGCGgcgccgcgccggcggcggggcCTCGGCCGACTGCCGCGTGTGCCTCGCCCGGTTCGAGCCGGAGTCGATGGTGAACCGGCTCCCCTGCGGCCACCTCTTCCACCGCGCCTGCCTCGAGACCTGGCTCGACTACGACCACACCACCTGCCCGCtctgccgcctccgcctcctccccgccgccgacGACGCCCCCTCGTCGGCGCCCGCCCCCCGCCTCGCCCGGATTTAG